In Oryza glaberrima chromosome 8, OglaRS2, whole genome shotgun sequence, the following are encoded in one genomic region:
- the LOC127783219 gene encoding probable protein phosphatase 2C 66: protein MGSCLSSDLTPRAGAGAGASPGWPQRWRRRRRRGVERGGAVSGGGGGVFSIGVGGKKLHHGGGGGGEMTEEELAKVEGRVCVNGASAAACLHTQQGRKGTNQDAMVVWENFNTSDSVFCGVFDGHGPYGHFVAKKVRDSLPVKIRTLWKTSANEDTSSHQNGSISGSVNSEESPVVDDEWGEYADDSEKLPEMFLPLKQSYFKAFKLMDKELKMHPTVDCFCSGSTAVTLVKQGLDLVVGNLGDSRAIMGTRDAANNLTAVQLTVDLKPNLPREAARIQQCRGRVFALQDEPEVARVWLPNNDSPGLAMARAFGDFCLKDYGLISVPQISYRRLTEKDEFIILATDGVWDVLSNKEAVDIVAAAPSRATAARALVDCAVRSWRLKFPTSKSDDCAVVCLFLDHAKSPDLIQENESEEETTEDVAIPDTVAKVDQDIAQGDAHISSEEQITEPALQHSYTLRDVDEIVPVEEPPVSKEPERCGSARSLADCISTNEEEEWSALEGVTRVNSLLNLPRILSGEKRSTSWRKRR from the exons atgggctcCTGCCTCTCCTCCGACCTGActccccgcgccggcgccggcgcgggagcGTCACCCGGGTGGCcgcagcggtggcggaggaggaggcggcggggggtggagcggggcggggctgtttccggcggcggcggcggcgtcttctccatcggcgtcggcggcaagAAGCTgcaccacggcggcggaggaggaggggagatgacggaggaggagctcgcgaAGGTCGAGGGGAGGGTGTGCGTCAACGGCGCGAGCGCGGCTGCGTGCCTGCACACGCAGCAGGGGCGGAAGGGCACCAACCAGGACGCCATGGTCGTGTGGGAG AACTTTAATACAAGTGATAGTGTCTTCTGTGGTGTGTTTGATGGTCATGGTCCATATGGTCATTTTGTTGCCAAGAAGGTCAGAGATTCTCTTCCTGTCAAAATACGCACACTATGGAAAACCAGTGCCAACGAGGACACTAGTTCCCACCAAAATGGAAGCATTTCTGGAAGTGTTAATTCAGAAGAGTCACCTGTTGTTGATGATGAATGGGGTGAATATGCTGATGACAGCGAGAAGCTTCCTGAGATGTTTCTTCCACTTAAGCAGTCTTATTTTAAGGCTTTCAAATTGATGGACAAGGAACTCAAAATGCACCCTACAGTTGATTGCTTTTGCAGTGGATCAACAGCAGTCACGTTAGTAAAACAG GGATTGGATCTTGTGGTTGGGAACCTTGGGGACTCGAGAGCAATAATGGGGACACGAGATGCTGCCAATAATCTAACTGCTGTACAACTCACAGTTGATTTGAAGCCTAACCTTCCAA GGGAAGCTGCGAGGATCCAGCAGTGTAGGGGAAGAGTTTTTGCTCTTCAGGATGAACCAGAAGTTGCCAGAGTATGGTTGCCAAATAATGACTCTCCTGGATTGGCAATGGCAAGAGCTTTTGGAGACTTCTGCCTTAAAGATTATGGTTTAATATCTGTTCCACAGATATCCTATCGTCGTCTTACTGAAAAGGATGAGTTCATAATACTGGCCACTGATGGG GTTTGGGACGTCCTCTCAAACAAGGAGGCTGTTGACATAGTAGCCGCAGCTCCATCTCGTGCAACGGCTGCCAGGGCTCTTGTCGACTGTGCTGTCCGATCATGGAGATTGAAGTTCCCAACATCCAAGAGCGATGACTGCGCTGTTGTGTGCCTATTCTTAGACCATGCAAAGTCACCTGACTTGATTCAAGAGAACGAGAGCGAGGAAGAAACTACAGAGGATGTTGCAATCCCAGACACCGTTGCTAAGGTTGACCAAGACATTGCACAAGGAGATGCACATATCTCCAGTGAAGAGCAAATCACCGAGCCAGCATTGCAGCACTCCTACACATTAAGGGATGTTGATGAGATTGTACCGGTAGAGGAGCCTCCAGTCTCAAAGGAACCTGAAAGATGTGGATCTGCCCGCAGCCTTGCTGATTGTATATCCACaaacgaggaggaggaatggTCAGCACTCGAAGGTGTGACGCGGGTCAATTCCCTCTTGAACCTTCCCAGAATACTTTCAGGCGAGAAGAGATCAACCAGCTGGAGGAAGCGGCGATGA